One genomic segment of Plasmodium vinckei vinckei genome assembly, chromosome: PVVCY_03 includes these proteins:
- a CDS encoding fam-b protein, giving the protein MIFFPIIICFFEYVKKELHFINEGIYFERNIINFRNNRTLADADNQCDLNKFYESALSLADKLNNYNDGDGEITNIQNSIDSQIKNHKENNTLPNLNNADKKTKKLIYELQIEFEEVKKDLDNKRNNELATQLIQNKKIIKKDKNISVSKNDHFKQLKNYENVLLSDDDSFEDYNMKDYILEDYNLEDYYLEDYNLEDEKSKSYPRSRPDKYLIKRKLKSLTKKLLLILWSFIATTIAIYTTGFCIFGVRYIVSLHYLIKYAKKIHKYSSELRKPYRR; this is encoded by the exons atgattttttttccaattattatatgtttttttgaatatgtCAAAAAG GAATTACACTTTATAAACGAAGGCATATACTTtgaaagaaatataataaattttagaAATAATAGGACATTAGCAGATGCAGATAATCAATgcgatttaaataaattttatgaatcAGCTTTGAGTCTTGCAGATAAacttaataattataatgatgGCGACGGAGAAATAacaaatattcaaaattcTATAGATtcacaaataaaaaatcataaagaaaataatacattacccaatttaaataatgcagataaaaaaacgaaaaaattaatttatgaaCTACAAATAGAATTCGAAGAAGTAAAAAAAGATCttgataataaaagaaataacgAATTAGCAACACAACtgatacaaaataaaaaaataatcaaaaaagataaaaatatttctgtatcaaaaaatgaccattttaaacaattgaaaaattatgaaaatgttTTGCTGAGCGACGATGATAGTTTTGAAgattataatatgaaagATTATATTTTGGAAGATTATAATTTGGAAGATTATTATTTGGAAGATTATAATTTGGAAGACGAAAAATCTAAAAGTTACCCACGTTCACGTCCTGATAAATACTTAATTAAACGAAAGTTAAAAtcattaacaaaaaaattactttTGATACTTTGGTCATTTATAGCTACTACTATTGCGATATACACAACAggattttgtatatttggAGTACGGTATATAGTGTCTCTGCATTACTTGATTAAATACGCGAAGAAAATCCATAAATATAGCTCTGAATTAAGAAAACCATATAGAAGATAA